The genomic segment AGATGATGTTCGCGATCATCACGCCTGCGCTGGTCAGCGGCGCGATCGCCGAGCGCATGCAGTTCAAGACGTGGGTCGTCTTCATCCTGCTGTGGGGAACGCTGGTCTACGATCCGATCTGTCACTGGGTCTGGGCGTCGGATGGGTGGCTGTTCCGAATGGGTGCGCTCGATTTTGCTGGCGGCACCGTCGTGCACATCAGCTCGGGCGTCTCGGCCCTGGCGCTGACGCTGCTGCTGGGGCGGCGCATCGGCTACCCGCACACGCCGATGAAACCCCACAATCTCGGCATGACGCTGCTCGGCACGGGCCTTTTGTGGTTCGGCTGGGTGGGCTTCAACGGCGGGAGCGCGCTGGCGGCCGACGCTACCGCCGCCAATGCATTCGTCGCGACCCACGTCGCGGCGTCCGCTGCGGCCATCACCTGGTCGCTCGTGGAGGCGAGCCATCGCGGCAAGGCCAGCGCGCTCGGCTTCGCCTCGGGCGCAGTGGCAGGTCTGGTCGGCATCACGCCCGCGTGCGGGTTCGTGGGCGTGGGCGGCGCGCTGGCCATCGGCGTGACCGTGGCGCTGGCCTGCTACGGCGGCGTCATGATGAAGCACCGTCTCGGCTACGATGACTCCCTCGACGCGTTCGGCATCCATGGCATCGGCGGCGCCTGGGGTGCCGTAGCCACCGGCATCTTCTGCGTCGCCGCGCTGACGCCCGACAAGGCCGGCGGGCTGCTCGATGCCGGCAACGTCGGACGCGTGGGCGTGCAGGCGATCGGCGCCGCCGCCACCCTCGGCTATGCATTCGTGGTCACGCTGGTGCTGGGCAAGATACTGGACGCGACGATGGGCCTGCGCGTCAGCGAGGAAGACGAGCGGCATGGCATCGATCTGACCGCGCATGGCGAGACCGGCTACGACCTCTAGTCACGCGACTCGTGCGC from the Candidatus Limnocylindrales bacterium genome contains:
- a CDS encoding ammonium transporter, whose protein sequence is MRPATTAALLLAHVFLWPARAAHAVEVPIIDSGDTAWVLVSAALVLLMTPGLAFFYGGMVRPKNVLSSLMHSFVAMGVMTVQWVVFGYSLAFSDNNAFIGGTGYLLLNGVANDAPWPGYTIPHSVFMGFQMMFAIITPALVSGAIAERMQFKTWVVFILLWGTLVYDPICHWVWASDGWLFRMGALDFAGGTVVHISSGVSALALTLLLGRRIGYPHTPMKPHNLGMTLLGTGLLWFGWVGFNGGSALAADATAANAFVATHVAASAAAITWSLVEASHRGKASALGFASGAVAGLVGITPACGFVGVGGALAIGVTVALACYGGVMMKHRLGYDDSLDAFGIHGIGGAWGAVATGIFCVAALTPDKAGGLLDAGNVGRVGVQAIGAAATLGYAFVVTLVLGKILDATMGLRVSEEDERHGIDLTAHGETGYDL